A single Triticum dicoccoides isolate Atlit2015 ecotype Zavitan chromosome 2A, WEW_v2.0, whole genome shotgun sequence DNA region contains:
- the LOC119359025 gene encoding splicing factor U2af large subunit A-like produces MANHGDLSPPADGGSQELIPVIYQSPYSMTPQGPPCSWLFYYRPVPLGGFRRPVYEDGTTRVLCLSQMFSPDQLEDDEYYQKFCWRMTAEGQRSGGKLRRTVVPRPDPSGAPVAGVGKVFLEYADIDSAAYSKTMLHWMWFEGRQVFAVFYPEDKFAAGDYDG; encoded by the exons ACCTCTCCCCGCCGGCCGACGGCGGCTCCCAGGAG CTGATTCCAGTCATCTACCAGTCACCATACAGCATGACACCGCAG GGTCCTCCATGTTCATGGCTTTTTTACTATAGGCCAGTTCCTCTCGGAGGTTTTCGG AGGCCCGTGTACGAAGATGGGACGACAAGGGTGCTATGCTTGAGCCAAATGTTTTCTCCAGACCAGCTAGAAGACGATGAGTACTACCAAAAGTTTTGCTGGAGGATGACGGCGGAAGGACAGAGATCCGGCGGTAAACTCAGGAGGACCGTCGTCCCACGGCCGGACCCCAGCGgcgctccggtcgccggagttggCAAG GTGTTTCTGGAATACGCCGATATCGACAGCGCAGCATATTCCAAGACGATGTTGCATTGGATGTGGTTTGAGGGGAGGCAGGTGTTTGCTGTGTTCTATCCCGAGGACAAGTTTGCTGCTGGGGACTATGATGGATAA